The Staphylococcus sp. KG4-3 genome has a window encoding:
- the coaE gene encoding dephospho-CoA kinase (Dephospho-CoA kinase (CoaE) performs the final step in coenzyme A biosynthesis.), translated as MPKVIGLTGGIASGKSTVSELLTAHGFKVVDADIASRQAVEKGTEGLARVKEVFGDEAIDEDGNMNRSYVGEVVFNQPEKRLILNEIVHPIVRDIMEKDKEEYLKQGYNVIMDIPLLFENDLQETVDEVWLVYTSESIQIDRLMERNDLSMEEAKARVYSQISIDKKRRMADHVIDNRDTKLELKQNLENLLLEEGYIESGTEEAQ; from the coding sequence ATGCCAAAAGTTATAGGACTAACTGGTGGTATCGCATCAGGTAAATCTACAGTATCAGAACTTTTAACAGCACATGGATTTAAAGTTGTAGATGCAGATATTGCATCTCGACAAGCTGTTGAAAAAGGAACTGAAGGACTAGCACGCGTCAAAGAGGTATTTGGCGATGAAGCAATAGATGAAGATGGGAATATGAATAGATCTTATGTTGGTGAAGTTGTTTTTAATCAACCAGAGAAGAGATTGATTTTAAATGAAATCGTTCATCCAATTGTTCGTGATATAATGGAAAAAGACAAGGAAGAATATCTTAAGCAAGGTTATAATGTGATTATGGATATTCCATTGTTATTTGAAAATGATTTACAAGAAACTGTAGATGAAGTGTGGCTAGTGTACACTTCTGAGAGCATTCAAATAGATCGATTGATGGAACGCAATGACTTATCGATGGAAGAAGCGAAAGCACGTGTATATAGTCAAATATCAATTGATAAAAAACGTAGAATGGCAGATCATGTTATAGATAACAGAGATACTAAATTAGAACTTAAACAAAACTTAGAAAATTTGTTGCTTGAAGAAGGTTACATTGAGAGTGGTACTGAAGAAGCACAATAA
- the icd gene encoding NADP-dependent isocitrate dehydrogenase yields MAGEKVVKTNEGLTVPNNPVIPFIIGDGIGPDIWNAASRVIDAAVEQAYNGEKKIEWKEVLAGQKAYDETGEWLPKETLETIEEYLIAIKGPLTTPIGGGIRSLNVALRQELDLFTCLRPVRWFQGVPSPVKRPEDTDMVIFRENTEDIYAGIEFKEGTPEAKKLIDFLQDEMGAKNIRFPETSGIGVKPVSKEGTERLVRASIQYAIDNNRKSLTLVHKGNIMKFTEGAFKQWGYDLAHNEFGDKVFTWQQYDEIVEKEGKDAANAAQDKAEQEGKIIVKDSIADIFLQQILTRPADHDVVATMNLNGDYVSDALAAQVGGIGIAPGANINYETGHAIFEATHGTAPKYAGLNKVNPSSELLSAVLMLEHLGWQEAADKITSSIEKTIASKVVTYDFARLMDGATEVSTSNFADELIKNL; encoded by the coding sequence ATGGCAGGAGAAAAAGTAGTTAAAACAAATGAAGGTTTAACAGTACCAAATAATCCAGTAATTCCATTTATAATCGGTGACGGTATCGGTCCTGATATCTGGAATGCAGCAAGTCGCGTAATTGACGCTGCAGTTGAACAAGCTTATAACGGCGAAAAAAAAATCGAATGGAAAGAAGTGTTAGCTGGTCAAAAAGCTTATGACGAAACTGGCGAATGGTTACCTAAAGAAACACTCGAAACAATTGAAGAATATTTAATTGCTATTAAAGGCCCTTTAACTACTCCAATTGGTGGGGGTATTCGTTCACTAAATGTTGCATTACGTCAAGAGTTAGATTTATTCACATGTTTACGTCCAGTACGTTGGTTCCAAGGGGTACCTTCACCTGTAAAACGTCCTGAAGATACAGACATGGTAATTTTCCGTGAAAACACTGAAGATATCTACGCTGGTATTGAATTTAAAGAAGGTACGCCAGAAGCGAAAAAATTAATTGACTTCTTACAAGACGAAATGGGCGCTAAAAACATTAGATTCCCTGAAACATCAGGTATTGGTGTAAAACCAGTTTCTAAAGAAGGTACTGAGCGTTTAGTTCGTGCTTCTATCCAATATGCTATAGATAATAATCGTAAATCATTAACTTTAGTACATAAAGGTAATATTATGAAATTTACTGAAGGTGCTTTCAAACAATGGGGTTATGATTTAGCACATAATGAATTTGGAGATAAAGTATTTACATGGCAACAATATGATGAAATTGTTGAAAAAGAAGGTAAAGACGCTGCAAATGCTGCGCAAGATAAAGCTGAACAAGAAGGAAAAATTATCGTTAAAGATTCAATTGCTGATATTTTCTTACAACAAATTTTAACACGTCCAGCTGATCACGATGTAGTAGCTACTATGAACTTAAATGGTGATTATGTATCAGATGCATTAGCTGCACAAGTCGGGGGTATTGGTATTGCTCCTGGTGCCAATATCAACTATGAAACTGGACATGCCATTTTCGAAGCTACACATGGTACTGCACCTAAATACGCCGGATTAAATAAAGTGAACCCATCATCTGAATTATTAAGTGCTGTATTAATGTTAGAGCATCTTGGATGGCAAGAAGCTGCTGATAAAATTACAAGTTCAATCGAAAAAACGATTGCTTCTAAAGTTGTAACTTATGACTTTGCACGTTTAATGGATGGTGCAACAGAAGTTTCTACTTCTAACTTCGCAGACGAATTAATTAAAAACCTATAA
- a CDS encoding response regulator transcription factor, producing the protein MSQKVLVVDDEQSIVTLLKYNLEQAGYIVEVAYDGEDALEKVNSTNPELIVLDVMLPQKDGIEVCKTIRSDKNLVPILMLTAKDDEFDRVLGLELGADDYMTKPFSPREVVARVKAILRRSAIVNEAVPVENDEDDILIGSIRIRPEYFEVYREDELLELTPKEFELLLYLIERQGRVITREHMLNSVWNYEFAGDSRIVDVHISHLRDKLEENPKQPKLIKTVRGLGYKLERPKV; encoded by the coding sequence ATGTCACAAAAAGTACTTGTAGTAGATGATGAACAATCAATCGTAACCTTATTAAAATATAATTTAGAGCAAGCCGGATACATAGTAGAAGTGGCTTATGATGGAGAGGATGCATTAGAAAAAGTTAACTCTACAAATCCTGAATTGATTGTGTTAGATGTTATGCTTCCCCAAAAAGATGGTATAGAAGTTTGTAAAACAATTCGTTCTGATAAAAATTTAGTACCTATTTTGATGTTAACTGCCAAAGATGATGAATTTGATCGTGTTTTAGGACTTGAGTTAGGAGCAGACGATTACATGACTAAGCCATTTTCACCAAGAGAAGTGGTAGCAAGAGTAAAGGCGATATTAAGAAGATCAGCCATAGTCAATGAAGCAGTACCAGTTGAAAATGATGAAGATGATATATTAATTGGCTCAATAAGAATTAGACCAGAATATTTCGAAGTGTACAGAGAAGATGAATTGCTAGAATTGACTCCAAAAGAGTTTGAATTATTATTATATCTTATTGAAAGACAGGGCAGAGTGATTACTCGCGAGCATATGTTGAATTCAGTATGGAATTATGAATTCGCAGGCGATTCTAGAATTGTGGACGTACATATTAGTCATTTGAGAGATAAATTAGAAGAAAACCCTAAACAACCGAAACTCATTAAAACCGTTCGTGGATTAGGGTATAAATTGGAAAGACCCAAAGTCTAA
- the pnpS gene encoding two-component system histidine kinase PnpS, with amino-acid sequence MLKFHQRLLFLLCTIVIISFLILGTIITHVIHNTITTGQEGNLEHQAQHFVNLYSDHKKDEMRDVAKSEELTVYIKENNDVLFSTKQGTQINNDINNPAIPSKLTYDKQNDDHRFTFKTSINDKDVLISGINNEILEIQIEVWKYIAIIGLFVLIIIFLVVRSINRTYIRPINEVTYATNLLAEGYYHVRVPESNVKETRELFVTTNELARRLQRLNHKQKLQSNRLKTTVENIPSSILMIDKYGEIVVANKSFYHVFTPDEAVEHKSYVDFTDVKLQKLITEAFKVEKPIYDQIKLTINQVHEKYFDTACVPILSRTRKNLYGMVIVLHDITNLKKLENLRREFVANVSHELKTPITSIKGFAETLLDGAKNDEQTLNEFLKIISKESDRIETLVFDLLDLSHVEQQTEIETAYMSLSDIAETTIKNMQKIAEDKNITIINEIDSDIVINANQDKVSQVALNLLSNAISYSKEDSDVIIRVYKDEQKRIMEVQDFGIGISKEDQKHIFERFYRVDKARSRDSGGTGLGLSITKHIMEAHGGRINVCSEVGKGSTFRVTFFK; translated from the coding sequence ATGCTTAAGTTTCACCAAAGACTTTTATTTTTATTATGTACCATCGTTATTATTAGCTTTTTAATATTGGGTACTATTATTACACATGTAATCCATAACACTATTACAACTGGTCAAGAAGGCAATTTAGAACATCAAGCTCAGCATTTTGTTAATCTTTATAGTGATCATAAAAAAGATGAAATGAGAGATGTCGCTAAAAGTGAAGAACTTACAGTGTATATTAAAGAAAATAACGATGTCTTGTTTTCGACAAAACAAGGGACGCAAATTAATAATGATATAAATAATCCTGCTATTCCTTCTAAATTGACTTATGATAAGCAAAATGATGACCATAGATTTACATTTAAGACATCTATAAATGATAAAGATGTTTTAATTAGTGGTATAAATAATGAGATTTTAGAAATACAGATTGAAGTTTGGAAATATATAGCGATTATTGGTTTATTTGTATTAATCATCATATTTTTAGTTGTTAGAAGCATTAATCGAACATATATCAGACCAATCAATGAGGTGACCTACGCCACAAACTTATTGGCTGAAGGCTATTATCATGTAAGAGTACCAGAAAGCAATGTCAAAGAGACAAGAGAACTGTTTGTAACTACTAATGAGCTAGCGCGTAGGTTGCAAAGACTAAATCATAAACAGAAACTGCAATCAAATAGGTTGAAAACAACTGTTGAAAATATTCCAAGTTCGATTTTAATGATTGATAAATACGGTGAAATTGTTGTAGCAAATAAATCGTTTTATCATGTGTTTACGCCAGATGAAGCTGTTGAACATAAAAGCTATGTTGACTTTACAGATGTTAAATTACAAAAGTTAATTACTGAAGCTTTTAAAGTTGAGAAACCTATTTATGATCAAATTAAATTAACTATAAATCAAGTGCATGAGAAATATTTTGATACAGCCTGCGTTCCAATATTATCAAGAACTAGGAAAAACCTTTATGGCATGGTCATTGTTTTACATGATATAACAAATCTAAAAAAACTTGAGAATTTAAGACGTGAATTTGTAGCTAATGTATCTCATGAATTGAAAACACCTATTACGTCAATTAAAGGATTTGCTGAAACATTATTAGATGGTGCTAAAAACGATGAACAAACACTCAATGAGTTTTTAAAAATTATTTCTAAAGAGTCCGATCGTATAGAGACTTTAGTATTTGATTTATTGGATTTATCACATGTAGAACAACAAACAGAAATAGAAACAGCGTATATGAGTTTGTCAGATATTGCAGAAACAACAATTAAAAACATGCAAAAAATTGCAGAAGACAAAAATATTACTATAATTAATGAAATCGATTCTGATATTGTTATTAATGCAAATCAAGACAAAGTGTCTCAAGTTGCGCTTAACTTATTATCAAATGCAATTAGTTATTCTAAAGAAGATAGTGATGTAATAATTCGTGTTTATAAAGATGAACAGAAGCGTATCATGGAAGTACAAGATTTTGGTATTGGCATAAGCAAAGAAGATCAAAAACATATTTTTGAACGCTTTTATCGTGTTGATAAAGCACGAAGTAGAGATTCAGGCGGTACTGGGCTTGGTTTATCTATTACTAAACATATTATGGAAGCGCATGGTGGAAGAATTAATGTATGTAGTGAAGTTGGTAAAGGTTCGACATTCAGAGTTACTTTTTTTAAATAG
- the mutM gene encoding bifunctional DNA-formamidopyrimidine glycosylase/DNA-(apurinic or apyrimidinic site) lyase yields the protein MPELPEVEHVKRGIEPFATGQKIESVIFSEKVKEGKASQRETIIKGMALDTFQKFTEQYVIKEIERRSKYIVFHLEKDNEERILISHLGMAGGFFVVNKIEDISVPNYRKHWHVIFKLDNDKLLVYSDIRRFGEIRNVPDFEAYPSFLEIAPEPFEENAKGHYLAWFDKKMYQNKPIKQMILDHRVISGCGNIYACEALFRAGIHPARLTKSLNNQERDILFYYVRDVLESGIKYGGTSISDYRHADGSTGTMQQHLNVYKQKVCKVCGNDIETQVIATRNSHFCPSCQK from the coding sequence ATGCCTGAACTCCCAGAAGTAGAACATGTAAAAAGAGGTATTGAACCGTTTGCTACCGGTCAAAAAATTGAATCTGTTATATTTTCAGAGAAAGTTAAAGAAGGTAAGGCAAGTCAACGTGAAACCATAATTAAAGGTATGGCATTAGATACATTCCAAAAATTCACAGAACAATATGTGATTAAAGAGATTGAACGTCGTAGTAAATATATTGTGTTTCACCTGGAAAAAGATAACGAAGAAAGAATACTCATCAGTCATTTAGGTATGGCTGGTGGATTCTTTGTGGTTAATAAAATTGAAGATATTAGTGTGCCAAATTATAGAAAGCATTGGCATGTCATATTTAAGTTAGATAATGATAAATTGCTAGTTTATTCAGATATTAGACGATTTGGAGAAATTAGGAATGTACCTGATTTTGAGGCGTATCCTTCATTTTTAGAAATTGCTCCAGAACCTTTTGAGGAAAATGCAAAAGGACATTATTTAGCTTGGTTTGATAAGAAGATGTATCAAAATAAGCCTATTAAACAAATGATTTTAGATCATAGAGTGATTTCAGGTTGCGGTAACATATACGCTTGTGAAGCATTATTTAGAGCGGGCATACATCCAGCTCGATTAACAAAATCATTAAACAATCAAGAGCGCGACATTTTATTTTATTATGTTCGAGATGTGTTAGAATCGGGTATAAAATATGGTGGAACAAGCATCTCCGACTATCGTCATGCAGATGGCAGTACTGGGACGATGCAACAGCACCTTAATGTTTATAAACAAAAGGTTTGTAAGGTTTGTGGAAATGACATAGAAACACAAGTAATTGCAACTAGAAACAGTCATTTCTGTCCTTCTTGCCAAAAATAA
- the polA gene encoding DNA polymerase I — protein MNKLILIDGNSLSFRAFYALPLLQNKAGIHTNAVYGFAMLLEKIIKEEQPTHFLVAFDAGKTTFRHDKYSEYKGGRQKTPPELSEQFPYVRQLLDAYQIKRYELENYEADDIIGTLSKEADDAQFETIIVTGDRDLTQLATDDVTIYYTKKGVTDVDHYTPDFIAEKYDGLVPNQIIDMKGLMGDASDNIPGVAGVGEKTAIKLLKQFSTVENVYEHLDEVSGKKLKEKLENSKDDALMSKELATINCASPIEVSLEDTKLPENPDTSAKIDLFKKLEFKQLLEQIDVDGTHSTTEEKELNVESDFTNIDFKSLTSATVHFELDGSNYLKDDILKFALFDGDHHVVIDATTIHDYPELIAWLEDDTTEKNVYDAKKTYVVAHRLDILIKNIIFDVMLASYIIDPSRAIDDVNSVVSNYGQHYVQQSIEVYGKGKKRHLPEDDVLNRYVATVIEAINQVKPIMQEQLTEYNQTDLLNNLELPLARILSDMEETGIYTAVSDLEEMEKEIQTKLDVLIDNIYQAAGESFNINSPKQLGVVLFETLELPVIKKTKTGYSTAVDVLEQLQGQHPIIEYILEYRQLAKLQSTYVEGLQKVISGDNRIHTRFNQTLAQTGRLSSIDPNLQNIPVRLEEGRKIRKAFKSTDEKNVIFSADYSQIELRVLAHITQDESMKQAFINDDDIHTATAMKVFGVEPDEVDGMMRRQAKAVNFGIVYGISDYGLSQSLGITRKQAKQFIDDYLDSFPGVKQYMEDIVKDCKAQGYVETLLHRRRYIPDITSRNFNLRGFAERTAMNTPIQGSAADIIKLAMVNFDKEIKNTDFHAKLLLQVHDELIFELPKNEVEAFSKFIEEIMDNALELDVPLKVESSYGATWYDAK, from the coding sequence GTGAATAAATTAATTCTAATTGATGGTAACAGTCTGAGCTTCAGAGCCTTTTATGCTTTACCATTATTACAAAATAAAGCAGGTATACACACTAATGCTGTGTATGGATTTGCAATGTTACTAGAAAAAATAATCAAAGAAGAACAGCCCACACATTTTCTTGTTGCGTTCGATGCAGGAAAGACTACATTTAGACATGATAAATATAGTGAATATAAAGGTGGACGTCAAAAAACGCCACCCGAGTTGAGCGAGCAATTTCCTTATGTAAGACAGTTATTGGACGCTTATCAAATTAAAAGATATGAATTAGAAAACTATGAAGCAGATGATATTATTGGGACATTAAGTAAAGAGGCTGATGACGCACAATTTGAAACTATTATAGTTACAGGAGATCGCGACTTAACACAATTAGCGACGGATGATGTTACTATTTATTATACTAAGAAAGGTGTGACAGATGTTGATCATTACACACCTGATTTTATTGCGGAAAAATATGATGGTTTAGTTCCAAACCAAATCATAGATATGAAAGGTTTGATGGGGGATGCATCAGATAATATCCCAGGTGTAGCTGGAGTTGGTGAAAAAACTGCAATCAAGCTACTAAAACAATTTTCAACCGTGGAAAATGTTTATGAACATTTGGATGAAGTATCAGGTAAGAAATTGAAAGAAAAACTAGAAAATAGTAAAGATGATGCCTTGATGAGTAAAGAACTTGCAACAATTAATTGTGCAAGTCCTATTGAAGTGTCACTCGAAGATACAAAGCTGCCAGAAAATCCAGATACTTCAGCTAAAATTGATTTATTCAAAAAACTAGAATTTAAACAATTGCTTGAACAAATAGATGTAGACGGGACACATTCTACGACTGAGGAAAAAGAACTGAATGTAGAATCTGACTTTACAAATATTGACTTTAAATCTTTAACTTCTGCAACTGTTCATTTTGAATTGGACGGCTCCAATTATTTGAAAGATGATATTTTGAAGTTTGCATTGTTTGATGGTGACCATCATGTTGTTATTGATGCAACAACCATTCATGATTATCCTGAACTTATAGCTTGGTTAGAGGATGATACAACAGAAAAAAATGTTTATGATGCTAAAAAGACGTATGTTGTTGCGCACAGGTTGGATATATTGATTAAAAATATTATTTTTGATGTGATGCTTGCAAGTTATATTATAGATCCATCTCGAGCTATTGATGATGTAAACTCTGTAGTTAGCAATTACGGTCAACATTATGTTCAACAAAGTATTGAGGTATATGGTAAGGGTAAAAAGAGACATTTACCTGAAGACGATGTTTTGAATCGTTATGTTGCAACAGTTATAGAAGCGATTAATCAAGTTAAACCAATTATGCAAGAACAATTAACCGAATATAATCAAACGGATCTATTAAATAATTTAGAACTACCATTAGCACGCATATTAAGTGATATGGAAGAAACGGGAATTTATACTGCGGTTAGTGATTTAGAAGAAATGGAAAAAGAAATTCAAACAAAATTGGATGTATTGATTGATAATATATATCAAGCTGCAGGAGAATCATTTAATATTAACTCTCCAAAGCAATTAGGTGTCGTATTGTTTGAAACATTAGAATTACCAGTAATTAAGAAAACAAAAACAGGATATTCTACTGCAGTAGATGTGCTCGAACAATTACAAGGACAACATCCAATCATTGAATATATATTAGAATACAGACAACTTGCAAAGTTACAATCCACTTATGTTGAAGGTTTGCAGAAAGTTATAAGTGGTGATAATAGAATCCACACAAGATTCAATCAAACATTAGCACAAACAGGTAGATTATCGTCTATCGACCCAAATTTACAAAATATCCCTGTCCGTTTAGAAGAGGGCAGAAAAATAAGAAAAGCATTTAAATCTACTGATGAAAAAAATGTTATTTTTTCTGCAGATTACTCGCAAATTGAACTCAGAGTGTTAGCTCATATCACCCAAGATGAAAGTATGAAACAAGCATTTATTAATGATGATGATATTCATACGGCAACGGCGATGAAAGTATTTGGGGTAGAGCCTGATGAAGTAGACGGCATGATGCGAAGACAAGCTAAAGCAGTTAACTTTGGAATTGTTTATGGTATCAGTGATTATGGTTTGAGCCAAAGTTTAGGAATTACTCGGAAACAAGCTAAACAATTTATTGATGATTATTTAGATAGTTTTCCTGGCGTAAAACAATATATGGAAGATATCGTCAAAGATTGTAAAGCACAAGGGTATGTCGAAACCTTGTTACATCGTCGTAGATATATTCCGGATATAACAAGTAGAAATTTCAATTTACGTGGTTTTGCTGAAAGAACTGCAATGAATACGCCAATTCAAGGTAGTGCTGCTGATATAATTAAATTAGCTATGGTTAACTTTGATAAAGAAATTAAGAATACAGATTTTCACGCAAAATTATTATTACAAGTACACGATGAATTAATATTTGAATTACCGAAGAATGAAGTAGAAGCATTCAGTAAATTTATAGAAGAAATCATGGATAATGCGCTTGAACTAGATGTTCCATTAAAAGTAGAGTCTAGTTATGGTGCTACATGGTATGATGCAAAATAG
- a CDS encoding citrate synthase has protein sequence MAELQKGLEGVIASETKVSSIIDSQLTYAGYDIDDLAQNAEFEEIIFLLWHYRLPNEDELKDLKQKLFEYMTLNPRVYNHFKEYATGNVHPMTALRTSVSYIAHFDEHAEDEDESQTLERAIRIQAKIASLVTAYARVREGKEIVKPSSDLNYAGNFLYMLRGELPSEIEIEAFNKALVLHADHELNASTFTARCAVSSLSDMYSGIVAAVGSLKGPLHGGANERVMSMLSEVKSIDEVDEYIDNKIKNKEKIMGFGHRVYKDGDPRAKYLKEMSRKITSETGQSQLFDISVKIADKMKAEKGLIANVDFFSATVYHSMNIEHDLFTPIFAVSRTSGWIAHILEQYRDNRIMRPRAQYIGETNRKYEPIEER, from the coding sequence ATGGCAGAGTTACAGAAAGGTTTAGAAGGGGTAATTGCATCTGAAACAAAAGTAAGTTCTATTATCGATAGCCAATTAACTTATGCTGGTTATGATATTGATGACTTAGCACAGAATGCTGAATTTGAAGAAATCATCTTTTTATTATGGCATTATCGATTGCCAAATGAGGATGAATTAAAAGACTTAAAACAAAAGCTTTTTGAATATATGACTTTAAATCCTAGAGTGTATAACCACTTTAAAGAATACGCAACAGGCAATGTTCACCCAATGACAGCTTTAAGAACTTCAGTTTCATATATTGCTCATTTTGACGAGCATGCTGAAGATGAAGACGAAAGTCAAACACTGGAGCGTGCTATACGTATTCAAGCCAAAATTGCTTCATTAGTTACAGCTTATGCGCGTGTTAGGGAAGGAAAAGAAATTGTTAAACCAAGTAGTGATTTAAACTATGCGGGTAACTTCTTGTACATGTTAAGAGGGGAACTACCTTCTGAAATTGAAATTGAAGCATTTAATAAAGCACTTGTATTACATGCAGATCATGAATTAAATGCATCAACATTTACAGCTAGATGTGCAGTATCATCATTATCTGATATGTATTCAGGAATTGTAGCTGCTGTTGGTTCATTAAAAGGACCACTTCATGGCGGTGCAAATGAACGTGTAATGAGCATGTTATCTGAAGTGAAATCTATTGATGAAGTCGATGAATATATTGATAATAAAATTAAAAACAAAGAAAAAATTATGGGTTTTGGACACCGTGTATATAAAGATGGCGATCCAAGAGCTAAATACTTAAAAGAAATGAGTAGAAAAATCACTTCTGAAACAGGACAAAGTCAATTATTTGATATTTCAGTGAAAATAGCAGATAAAATGAAAGCTGAAAAAGGTTTGATTGCAAATGTCGATTTCTTTAGTGCTACTGTATATCATAGTATGAATATTGAGCATGACTTGTTCACTCCAATCTTTGCGGTGAGTAGAACTTCTGGTTGGATTGCACATATCTTAGAACAATATAGAGATAACAGAATCATGCGCCCAAGAGCTCAGTACATTGGTGAAACAAATAGAAAATATGAGCCAATCGAAGAAAGATAA
- the gap gene encoding type I glyceraldehyde-3-phosphate dehydrogenase — translation MTTNIAINGMGRIGRMVLRIALNNKDLNVVAINASYPAETIAHLINYDTTHGAYDLKVEPTEAGIKVNDHVIQLVSDRNPENLPWEELNVDIAIEATGKFNHGDKAIAHINAGAKKVLLTGPSKGGDVQMIVKGVNNDQLDIEQYDIFSNASCTTNCIGPVAKVLNDEFGIQNGLMTTVHAITNDQNNIDNPHKDLRRARSCNESIIPTSTGAAKALKEVLPELEGKLHGMALRVPTKNVSLVDLVVDLDADVTAEQVNQAFKNNDLQGVISTEDAPLVSMDFNTNPHSAIIDTQSTMVMGDNKVKVIAWYDNEWGYSNRVVDVAVQIGQLLKSDVAAVTY, via the coding sequence ATGACGACAAATATTGCGATTAACGGAATGGGTAGAATAGGTAGAATGGTATTGAGAATTGCGCTCAATAATAAAGATTTGAATGTAGTAGCAATTAATGCTAGCTACCCAGCTGAAACAATTGCTCACCTAATTAACTATGACACAACGCATGGTGCTTATGATTTAAAAGTAGAGCCAACGGAAGCGGGTATTAAAGTGAATGACCATGTCATCCAATTGGTATCTGATAGAAATCCGGAAAATTTACCTTGGGAAGAATTGAATGTTGATATAGCAATAGAGGCAACAGGTAAATTTAATCATGGAGATAAAGCAATTGCGCATATTAATGCAGGTGCTAAAAAAGTATTGTTAACAGGACCATCAAAAGGTGGCGATGTACAAATGATCGTCAAGGGTGTAAATAATGATCAATTAGACATAGAGCAATACGATATCTTTAGCAACGCTTCATGTACAACAAATTGCATTGGACCAGTCGCTAAAGTTTTAAATGATGAATTTGGTATTCAAAATGGATTAATGACTACTGTTCATGCTATTACTAATGATCAGAACAACATCGACAACCCTCACAAAGATTTAAGACGTGCACGTTCGTGTAATGAAAGTATTATACCAACTTCTACAGGTGCTGCAAAAGCGTTGAAAGAAGTCTTACCTGAATTAGAAGGAAAATTACATGGTATGGCTTTAAGAGTACCAACAAAAAATGTATCTTTAGTAGACTTGGTTGTAGATTTAGATGCAGATGTAACGGCAGAGCAAGTGAATCAAGCATTTAAAAACAATGATTTACAAGGTGTTATTTCAACTGAAGATGCACCATTAGTATCAATGGATTTCAATACTAATCCACATTCAGCTATCATTGATACACAGAGTACAATGGTTATGGGTGATAATAAAGTAAAAGTAATTGCATGGTACGATAACGAATGGGGCTATTCAAATAGAGTTGTGGATGTTGCCGTTCAAATTGGTCAATTATTGAAAAGTGATGTTGCAGCCGTAACATATTAA